The proteins below are encoded in one region of Bacteroidota bacterium:
- a CDS encoding polyprenyl synthetase family protein, whose product MYSIQYLHERFNTALAEQTFDFEPNELYEPIKYTLALGGKRFRPVLMLMGCDLFGGDIEKVINPAIGLEVFHNFTLLHDDIMDNAPIRRGKPSVYKKWNTNIAILSGDTMFAVAYSYVAETEKKFLPDVLKVFTRTAKEVCEGQQYDLNYESQEKVPIKDYMRMIRLKTAVLFGASLKIGSIIAGACEKDTENLYTFGENLGIAFQLKDDLLDIYGDESKFGKISGGDILDNKKTYPYLKALEIASGDTLLSLIKCFSHNSFDNKTKIKSVKKIYDQLKIKDFTLQEMEVYYQKAMAFFDKIDVDNERKRELLNFAKKIMDRDS is encoded by the coding sequence ATGTACTCCATCCAATACTTGCATGAACGGTTCAATACAGCTCTGGCCGAACAAACATTTGATTTTGAGCCAAATGAACTCTATGAACCGATCAAATATACTCTTGCCTTAGGCGGAAAACGGTTTCGGCCTGTTTTGATGCTCATGGGTTGTGACCTTTTCGGTGGTGACATCGAAAAAGTCATTAATCCTGCTATAGGCCTGGAGGTTTTCCATAATTTCACTCTCCTGCATGATGATATCATGGACAATGCACCAATCCGGAGAGGAAAACCTTCAGTGTATAAAAAATGGAATACCAACATCGCTATCCTGTCGGGCGATACTATGTTTGCTGTCGCATACAGTTATGTTGCTGAAACCGAAAAAAAATTCTTGCCCGATGTACTTAAAGTATTTACCAGAACAGCCAAAGAGGTTTGCGAAGGACAACAATATGATCTGAACTATGAATCACAGGAAAAGGTTCCCATAAAGGACTATATGCGTATGATACGGCTGAAAACAGCTGTACTGTTTGGTGCAAGCCTGAAGATAGGGTCAATTATCGCCGGTGCCTGTGAAAAGGATACTGAAAACTTATATACTTTTGGAGAAAACCTGGGTATCGCTTTTCAGTTAAAGGACGACCTTCTGGATATATACGGAGACGAATCCAAATTCGGTAAAATATCAGGCGGAGACATACTGGATAACAAAAAAACCTATCCCTACCTTAAAGCCTTAGAAATAGCTTCAGGTGATACACTCCTGTCACTTATAAAGTGTTTCAGTCATAATTCCTTTGACAATAAAACTAAAATTAAGTCTGTCAAAAAAATATACGACCAGCTAAAAATTAAAGACTTTACATTACAGGAGATGGAGGTCTATTATCAAAAAGCCATGGCTTTTTTTGATAAAATTGATGTTGATAATGAAAGAAAAAGAGAATTGTTGAATTTTGCCAAGAAAATCATGGATAGGGATTCCTGA